From Desulfuromonadales bacterium, a single genomic window includes:
- a CDS encoding transporter encodes MTLALLVLISIMWVPVGLFFLGYGEAKTTGFVSTVVGILVVLGATLQAAVFTDPFTAGLLFVFGVLYLQTGHALMTGVTDLRTIGNGALLVGIVCAVYAFLFATGGGVKADGSTIIGVTPYLAFMNLTFVVICFTVTGVTYGKVNPKVAAVMFLVLTFTCLLVPAFSLMGYGTLPF; translated from the coding sequence ATGACCTTAGCTCTTCTGGTTTTGATCAGCATCATGTGGGTTCCGGTCGGCCTGTTCTTCCTCGGCTATGGCGAAGCCAAAACGACCGGTTTTGTCAGCACGGTGGTGGGCATCCTCGTTGTCCTGGGGGCGACTCTTCAGGCGGCAGTTTTTACCGACCCCTTTACTGCCGGACTGCTCTTCGTATTCGGCGTTCTGTATCTGCAGACTGGCCATGCCCTGATGACGGGGGTGACCGATCTGCGTACCATCGGCAATGGCGCCCTGCTCGTCGGCATCGTCTGTGCCGTTTATGCATTTCTCTTTGCCACCGGTGGCGGCGTGAAGGCCGATGGGTCGACTATTATCGGCGTAACTCCCTATCTGGCATTCATGAACCTTACCTTCGTCGTTATCTGCTTTACTGTTACCGGCGTAACTTACGGCAAGGTCAACCCGAAGGTTGCGGCGGTGATGTTTCTTGTCCTGACTTTCACCTGCCTGCTGGTCCCGGCCTTCAGCCTGATGGGATACGGCACTCTGCCGTTTTAA